One Streptomyces sp. CG4 genomic window, ACATGAAGGGCCCCTTCGACCAGCAGATCTCGGTGCCCGACGTGTGGTGGATCGAGGGCCTCGCCGAGTACGTGTCCTACAGCTACCGGGGCATCGCCGACGACCAGGCGACCCAGGAGGCGGCCAAGCACACGTACAAGCTGAGCACCCTCTTCGAGAACACCTACGACAACAGCGACACGATCCGCACCTACCCGTGGGGCTACCTCGCCGTGCGCTACATGGCCGAGAACCACCCCGACGACATCCAGAACATGCTCGCCCGCTTCCGCGTCGGTGACTACGCCGGCGGATACGCCGTCTACCACGACGGCATCGGCACCCGGTACGACGCCGGCTTCGACCAGTGGCTCACGGCGTGCGCCGCGGGCTCCTGCGCCAAGCACGCCAGGGCCTGACCCCCGCCAGGGCCTGAGTCCCGTCAGGGTCTGGGCGCACGCGCCGCAGCACGACGGCCGCCGACCGGAAACCCCGGTCGGCGGCCGCGGCCTACCACGAGAAGTCGTCAGACCGCAGTGGCCGGGAACGTTGGGTACTCGACACCCGACACATGCTGGACGACCCGCACGACCTGGCAGGAGTAGCCGAACTCGTTGTCGTACCAGAGGTAGAGGATCGCGTTGTCGCCGTCGACCTTGAGGGCGCCGGCGTCCACGATCGAGGCGTGGCGCGAGCCGATGAAGTCGCTGGAGACCGCGTCGGGCGCCGTGATGAAGTCGATCTGGCGCTTGAGCGGCGAGGTCAGCGAGACCTCGCGCAGGTAGTCGTGGACCTCCTCGCGGGTGGCCTCGCGGGCCAGCTGCAGGTTCAGGATCGCGATCGACACGTCCGGCACGGGCACGCGGATCGAGCTGCCGCTGATCTTCGCCTTGAGGTCCGGCAGCGCCTTGGCGACCGCGGAGGCGGCACCCGTCTCGGTGATCACCATGTTGAGCGGCGCGGAGCGGCCGCGGCGCTCGGACTTGTGGTAGTTGTCCAGCAGGTTCTGGTCGTTGGTGAACGAGTGGACGGTCTCCACGTGGCCGCGCAGCACGCCGTACTCGTCGTCCATCGCCTTCAGCGGCGGGACGATCGCGTTGGTGGTGCAGGAGGCGCAGGACAGGATCTGCTCGTCCGGCTTCACGGTGTCGTGGTTGACGCCATGCACGATGTTCGGGACGTCACCCTTGCCCGGCGCGGTCAGGACGACCTTCTCGATACCGGGGCGCAGGTGCTGGGACAGGCCCTCGCGGTCGCGCCACTTGCCGGTGTTGTCGATGAGGATGGCGTCCCGGATGCCGTACTCGGTGTAGTCCACGTGCGACGGGTCGTCGGCGTAGATCACCTTGATGGCGTTGCCGTTGGCGACGATCGTGCTGCTGGCCTCGTCGACGGTGATCGTGCCCTGGAACTGGCCGTGGATGGAGTCACGGCGCAGCAGCGAGGCGCGCTTGACGAGGTCCTCGGCGGCCCGGCCGCCGCCGCCGCGCACCACGATGGCGCGCAGCATGAGGCCGTTGCCGGAGCCGGCCTTCTCGATCAGCAGACGGGCGACGAGCCGGCCGATGCGGCCGAAGCCGTAGAGGACGACGTCGCGCGGCTCACGGCGCTCGATCTTGTTGGCGCCGGTGGCTCCGGCGACGGCCTCGGCCGTGAATTCCGCCACACTCAGGCCGCGGTCGTCGGCCTGGTAGGTGGTGGCGAGCATGCCGAGGTCGATCTGCGAGGGCCCGAGGTCGAGGGCGGTCAGGGCCTGCAGGAACGGCATCGTCTCGGTGACCGACAGCTCCGCGCCGGCGATCTGCCGGGCGAAGCGGTGCGTCTTGAGGATGCTGACCACCGACTTGTTCACCAAGGAGCGGCTGTGCAGCAGGACGGTCACGTCCCGCTCGCGGTGCAGCTTCCCGATGAGCGGGATCATCGACTCCGCGATCTCCTCGCGGATCTTCCAGTTGGTGAACGAGTCGTCGTTGACAGTCACTGATCCATCTTTCGAGCTAGGGAGCGCTCATATGCTAACCGCACCCCTCAGCTGCTCCATCCGTGGGGCAGGGGGTAAGGGATTTGCACCTATTCCTTGACTGATTCCTGAATCGGGGTGGAAGTGCGTAAGAAACCCGGGTCGCGATTTGCACGTCTTACCTGGCGTGCCCAAGGTCAAAAGAGTGAGCACCTCTTCCGTTCCCCGGCCCGAGTCGGCCGCCCCGTCCGCCACCCTCCGACGCCCGGTCCTTTCCCGGATCGCCCGGCGCGGTGTCCCCGAGGGGGCGCTACGGGCCCTCGCCCTGTTCGCGGCCGTACGCGTCGCCGGGATCCTCGTGGTGATCCTCACCAACGCGGTCCGCGGCCATCCGCTGGTCAAGAGCTTCGCCCACTCATGGGACTCCCGCTGGTATCTGCACATCGCCGCCCAGGGCTACGGCCACCGCATCTGGATCACCCCGCAGGGCGCCGTCCAGAGCGACTGGGCGTTCTTCCCCCTGTATCCCGGACTCATCAGGGCACTGAGCACGGTCCTGCCACTCAGCCCCGGCATGGCCGCACTGCTCATCTCCTGGATCGCCGCGGGCGTGGCGGCCTACGGCGTGTACGTCATCGGCCACCACCTCTACGGGCGCGGCGTCGCCACCGCACTGGTCGCCCTGTGGGCCGCTCTGCCGCACGCGGTCGAGCTGACCATCGCCTACACCGAGTCCCTGTTCGCCGCGCTTGCCATCTGGTCCCTCTACTTCGTACTCAAGCGCCGCTGGCTGTGGGCCGGGACACTGGCCGCGCTGGCCGGGCTGTCCCGGCCGAGCGGCTTCGCGATCGCGCTGGCCGTCTCCCTCGCCGCCGCCCACGAGGCGTGGCAGCAGCGCGGCCGTGTCCCGGTGAGCCTGTGGGCCGGTGCCGTCATCGCCCCGCTGGGCTGGCTCGGCTATGTGCTCTGGGTCGGCGGGCAGACGGGGGACCTGCTCGGCGGCTACTTCAAGGTGCAGAGCGCCTGGGACTCCAAGTTCGACTTCGGTCTCGGCTCGGCGCGCTTCCTGAAGGGCCTGCTGCTGCACGGCGGAGGCGTCGTCTACCCGGCGGCCCTGGTCATAGTCGCGGCCGGAGTGCTGCTCTTCGCCCTGCTCTGCCTCGAACGCGCCCCGCTGGCCCTGGTGGTCTTCGCGGGCGTCCTGATCCTGCTCGTGGTCGGCGGCTCCGGCTCCTTCTCCTCCAAGCCGCGGTTCCTGCTGCCCGCCTTCCCGCTCCTCATCCCCATGGCCCGCGCGCTGACCCGGACCTGGCGGGTCCGGCCGGCCCACGTCGTGATCGTCTACACCGGCCTCACCATCGTGTCCCTGCTGTTCGGCGCCTATGTTGCGGTGGTGGCCCGCTCCCCGCTGTAAGCCACCACCGGCACGTCACCCGACCTGCCGCTCCCGGCCGCCCCGGCGCACGAAGCCCAGGGCGGCCGGCGCCGCGCCCACCAGCAGGGCGCTGACCCAGACCGGCGCCCGGTAGCCGAGCCCGCCGTCGAGCGCCGCGCCGCCCAGGACCGGACCCAGGGCGGCGCCGACATTCAGCGCCGACGTCGCGAACGCACCCGCGAGGGACGGGGCGTCCACCGCCTCGTACAGCACCCGCGTGATCAGCGTCGAACCGACCCCGAACGCCAGGGCACCCAGCACCGGCACCAGCAGGAGGGTCGCCACGGCGTTCCCGGCGCCCAGGGCGAGCAGCAGCCAGCCGATGAGCAGCGCTGCCCCTCCCGCCGCCAGGACCGGCAGCGGGCGCCGGTCCGCCAGCCGGCCCGCCCACGTCACCCCGGCGAACGCGCCGACGCCGAACAGGGCCAGCACACCCGGCACCCACGCGGCACCGAGCCCGGTCACCTCCGTGGCAAGCGGCGCGAGGTAGGTGAACGTGCAGAACGTCGCGCCGTTCACGAGCGCGGCGAGAGCGAGCGTCACCAGCAGCCGGGGCCGGCGCAGCACCCGCAGCTCCGCGCGCACGCCGGGGCCGGCACCGGCCGGCTCGGCCCGGTCGCCCGGCACCGACCGGGCGATCGCCGCCAGCGCGGGCGCGGACAGCAGGGCCACCGCCCAGAACGCCGACCGCCAGCCGAACAGGTGCCCGAGCCCGGCACCGGCGGGCACGCCCACCACACAGGCCAGCGTGGTGCCGCCCAGCAGGACCGAGGTGGCCCGGCCCTTGGCGTCCGGTGCGACCATGCCGGTCGCCGCCGTCAGCCCGATGGCCAGGAAGCCGGCATGGGCCAGCGCCGCGAGCACGCGTGTGGCCAGCAGCACACCGAAGTCGTCGGTCAGCGCGCCGACGACATGGACCAGCAGGAACACGCTCAGGAACACCAGCAGGGCCTGCCGCCTCGGCCGGCGGCGGCCCAGCAGCGCCATCAGCGGCGCTCCCGCGATCATGCCAAGGGCGAAGGCGGACGTGAGCGTGCCCGCGGCGGGGACCGAGACCCCGAGGTCCCGGGCGATGTCCGGCAGCAGCCCGGACAGCATGAACTCGGATGTGCTCTGGGCGAAGACGGCCAGGGCGAGCAGATAGAGAGCGAAAGGCATCAGGACTCCACACACCGTGTCGTGGACGGGCAGCGTGAACGCGGACCCGCGAAGGACACGACCGGTGAGTGCAGTCGGAAGCGACATCCAGCCGAGGGCGCGGGCCACAGCGCGCGGGACGGCGGTCCGGTGGTGGCGTAGAGGGGTACGACGAGAACGCCACCGGACGGCCGGTGGCTAGCGCCTGGATGCCTCGGGACTGGACATGGGCGGCACGTTAACGTGCGAGCGCGGGTGCGTGCCACCGGGTTTTCGACGCGGGACCGGAGCCGTACCGCCGCCCGCCCGTGTGCCTGCTCATGGGGCGGGATCCTATGAAATAGGTAAAATCTAGGCGTTTGCTGAACATGCAGGCGGCAGGTCATCGCAGGCCACCGCCCCGTCGGAAGTGATCGATGGCCCGCAAGCGCTCCACGGACGAAGGCGACGAGCTGCTGGCCAGACTCGGTTCGCTCACCGCCCAGGCACGCGAGCGCGCGGTGCTGCAGCGCACCCAGGTCGAACTGGCCATCGCCCTGCAGCGCGGCATGCTGCCCCGTGACCTGCCCACCGCGCCCGGCCTGCACCTCGCCGTCCGCTACGCACCGGCCAACCTCGGGCTCAACGTCGGCGGCGACTGGTACGACGCGTTCGCCCTGCCCGACGGGCGGATCGGGCTGTCCATCGGTGACGTACAGGGGCACAACATCGAGGCCGCCGCCTTCATGGGCCAGGTGCGCGCCGGACTGCGCGCCCTCGCCTCCGTGACCGGCGAGCCGGGCGAACTGCTCGCCCGCACCAACGACCTGCTGCTCTCGCTGGGCACCGAACTCTTCGCCACCTGCACCTTCATGCGCCTCGACCCGGCCACCGGAGTGCTGGAGAGCGCCCGGGCCGGCCACATCCCGTTCGTGTGGGCCACGGCAGAGGGCAAGTCCGGCGTCGTCGACGACGAGGGAGGGCCGCCGCTCGGCATCGACGAGGGCATGGGCTTCCCCGTGAGCCGGCACCGGCTCACCACGGGCGGAGTGTTCGTCCTGGTCACCGACGGCGTGGTCGAGGGCCCCTCGCTGAACATCGAGGACGGCCTGGATCAGGTGGTACGTCTCGCCGGCATCGCCGCCGTCGCCGGCCTGGAGGCCCATGCGCTGGCCGCCGCTGTGATCAAGTGCGCCGAGAGCGTCGGCCACGAGGACGACGCGGCCGTCCTCGTCGTCGGCCTGGACGATCCCGCAGGCCACCCGTGACCGGGCCCGCCCGATCGCCGATTCAGCCATAGGGCCGGACAGCAGCGGGTCTCGCCTCGCCGACCCGGGGCCGCCGGTGTGAGATGGCTGCTGTGGTGGGTATCGAGGAACTGCGCCGGCCGGGCGGCTACGCCGTCCAGGTACTGGCCGTCGCGGCCTGCTACTACGCCGTCGCCCGGCTCGGGCTCCTGCGCGGACTCACCGTGGAGGGGGCCGTCGTCAGCCCCATCTGGCCGCCGACCGGCGTCGCGGTCGCCGCGCTGCTGATCCTGGGCCTGCGCTGCTGGCCCGGCATCACGATCGGCGCCTTTCTCACCGTGATGTACCTCACCGCCCCCCGCCTCGATGTGCTCGGCACTCTCGCCGCCCAGACCGGCGCACCGGTGGCCGCGGTCCTCCTGCTGCGCCGGGCTCGCTTCCACACCGACCTCAGCCGGTTACGGGACGGCGTCGCCCTGGTGTTCCTCGGCGCGCTGACCGCGATGCTGATCAGCTCGACCGCCGCCGTCGGCCTTCTCGTCCTCACGGGCAAGCTGGGCGCGGACAGCTTCTATCCCGTCTGGCTGGCCTGGTGGGTGGGCGATGCCATGGGCGTCCTGCTCGTCACCCCGCTGCTGCTGTTGCTGCACGGCGCGCGCTGGCCGCCGTCGCTGGCCCGCTGGCCGGAAGCGGTTGCGCTGACCGTCGTGGCCTGCTGTCTCGTGCCGGTGGCCGTGTACAGCTCGATCAGCATGCTCTACCTCGTCTACCCGCTCCTCATCTGGGCCGCCCTGCGGTTCCAGCTTGAGGGCAGTGTGCTGTGCGCGCTGCTGACGTCCGTGCTGGCCACCGTCGCCGCGACGGACGGCGTCGGGGCCTTCGCCGGACTGAGCCGGATCGAGATCATGGCGAAGCTCCAGACGTTCAACGGCTCGATGGCCCTGACCGCCCTGCTGCTGTCCGCGTTGATCACCGAGCAGCGCAACACCCGCAGCTCGGTGGAGAAGGCCTGCCAGGAACTGGTCGAGGTACTGGAACACCTCACCACGGGCGATTCCCCACCGCCCCGGCCACTGCCGGACACCGGCGACACCAAGACCACCAAGACCATCAAGACCACCAAGACCACCAAGGACATCGACGGCACTGACGGCACCGACGATGACCAGATCCGGCCCACCGGGCCCCGGTGACTCGTCGGCGACGGCCGGGTGCGGGGCCCCGCGTGCTGCCGACCTCACCGCCTCTTCCGGTGTGTCGGAGTCCAGGTCAGCGGTGCTGGGAGACGATGGGCGGTGCCCGGAAGGAGCGAGGTCCGGACCGGAGGGACAGACGCGGCATGGAGCAGCGGACGGCGAGCACGGCGGACCGGCGGACCGGGGCGGACCGGACCCGCTCCGGGCGCACGGGGCGGCCCGACGGCGCTGTCGTACCGTTGCCCGACGCCATCGACGTACGACGTCGCATCCCGCGCACCGACCACCTGTTGCGTGACCCCCGGCTGGCCGTGGCGGTGGACCGGCTCGGCGCCGGAGCGGTGAAGGCCGCCGTACGTGCGGCGCAGGAGCGGGCCCGCGCGGGCACCGTCTCCCCCGAGCAGGTGGCGGAGACGGCCTTCGCGCTGTTGCGCGACAGCGCGAGCGGCCTGTGCCCGGTGATCAACGCCACTGGGGTGCTGTTGCACACCAACCTCGGCCGGGCCCCGCTGTCGGCCGCCGCTCGGCAGGCCGTTCAGGAGGCCGCCGGGCCCACGGACGTCGAACTGGACCTGGCGACCGGTGCCCGCGCCCGCCGTGGCCGCTCCGCCCTCGCCGCCCTGCGCGCACGTGTGCCCCGCGCCGACGCCGTGCACGTCGTCAACAACGGCGCCGCCGCGCTCCTCCTCGCCGCCACCGCGCTCGCGGCCGGCAAGGAGATCGTCGTCAGCCGGGGCGAGCTGGTGGAGATCGGCGACGGCTTCCGGCTGCCCGACCTGCTCGTCTCGACCGGCGCCCGGCTCCGCGAGGTCGGTACGACCAACCGCACGACCGCCGCCGACCACGCCGCCGTCCTCGGCCCGGACACCGCCTTCGTGCTCAAGGTGCATCCGTCCAACTTCCGTGTCACCGGCTTCACCCGGTCCGCCGGGACCGCGGAACTCGCCGCTCTCGGCGTCCCGGTCGTCGTCGACATCGGCTCCGGACTGCTCGCCCCGCATCCGGCGCTGCCCGAGGAACCCGACGCCGACACCGAGTTGCGCGCGGGCGCTTCGCTCGTCACCGCGAGCGGCGACAAACTGCTCGGCGGCCCGCAGTGCGGACTGCTGCTCGGCGACCGGGACCTGGTCCACGCCCTCGCCCGGCACCCGCTGGCCCGCGCGCTGCGCGTCGACAAACTGACCCTCGCTGCGCTGGAGGCCACCCTCACCGGCCCGCCCACCCCGACCGCCCGCGCCCTCACCGCAGACCTGGCCGAACTGTGTGCCCGCGCCGACCGGATCGCCGCGAGCCTCGTCGCCGACGGCGTCGACGCACGGGCCGTCGCGTGCGCGGCCACCGTCGGTGGCGGAGGCGCCCCCGGAGTCACCCTGCCCAGCGCGGCGGTGTCCCTGCCGGAGCCGTACGCCGTCGCGCTGCGCACCGGCCCGGTCCCCGTCGTCGGACGGCTGGAGTCGGGCCGCTGTCTGCTGGATCTGCGCGCGGTGCCCGACCAGGACGACGAGCGGCTGACCGGGGCCGTGCGTGCGGCCCGGCCCGCCGTAGCAGGACAGCCTGCCGTGGAAGGGCGGGCGTGATGCGGGTGCTCGCCACCGCCGGTCATGTCGACCACGGCAAGTCCGCCCTGGTGCGGGCCCTCACCGGCATGGAGCCGGACCGGCACCCGGAGGAGCGTCGTCGGGGGCTCACCCTCGACCTGGGCTTCGTGTGGACGCGGCTCGGCCCGGACGGGGACCACGTGGCCTTCGTCGACGTACCCGGGCACGAACGCTTCGTGCCGACCATGCTGGCCGGCGTCGGACCGGTGCCCGCCATGCTGTTCGTGGTCGCCGCCGACCAGGGCTGGCAGCCCCAGTCCCAGGAGCACCTGGCGGTCCTCGACGCGCTCGGCGTCCGGCATGCCGTCCTCGCGATCACCCGCAGCGACCTCGCCGACCCCGGACCCGTACGCGCCGACACCGTCGAGCGGCTGGCCCGGACCTCACTCGGGAAGGTGCCCGCGGTCGCGGTGAGCGCGGTCACCGGTGCCGGACTCGATGCGCTGCGCGCCGAACTTCAGCTGCTGGCCGACGAGTTGACCGATCCCGACCCGGACGCCGACGTACGGCTGTGGCTCGACCGGGCGTTCACCGTGCGCGGGCACGGCACCGTCGTGACCGGCACGCTCGGCGCGGGCACCCTGCGTGCCGGCGACCGGCTGGTCACCGGGGACGGCTCGGCCGTGCTCCGGGTGCGCGGGCTGCAGACCCTGCACGAGGAGCGGACGGCGGTCAGTGGCGTGGCCCGCGTGGCCGTCAACCTGCACGGCCCCGGTGCCGACGGCCTGCGCCGGGGGCAGGTGCTGCTGACCCCGGGCCGCTGGACGCACAGCGAGGTGCTCGACGTCCGGGTCGTCGGGGAGCCGGTCGCCGACCTGCCGCGCTCCCTCACTCTGCACCTCGGCACTGCCGCCGTACCCGTCACCGTCCGCCCGCTCGGCGACGACACCGCCCGCCTCACCCTCGCCCGGGGCCTGCCCCTGCGGGTCGGTGACCGCGCGGTGTTGCGCGAACCGGGCGGCAGCCGCATGCCGTGCGGGGTCACCGTCCTCGACGTACGACCGCCCCGGCTGACCCGGCGCGGCGACGGCCGGGCCCGCGCCGCCGAACTCGCCGCCCTGACCGGCCGCCCCGACGGCGCCGGCGAACTGCGCCGCCGCAAGCTGATCCGGCGCGCGGACCTGGTCGCGATGGGCGTCTCGGCACGCGTCGAACCGGTCGCTGGGGACTGGCTGGTGGACGACGCGCACTGGACCGCGCTGATGGATCGGCTGGCCGCCGAGGTCGAGCGCCACGCGCGGGAGCATCCGCTGGAGCCGGGCCTGCCCACCGAGGCTGCTCGCCGTCTGCTCGGCCTGCCCGACCGGGCCCTTGTCGCCGCGCTGGCTGACGCGGCACCCCAACTCAGCAGCAAACAAGGCCGGTTGTACGCCGCGGACGGCCCCGGCCCCGCTCTGCCCCCGGCCGTCCGCGCCGCCGTGGACGCCGTACGCCGGGACCTTGCCCGTACGCCGTTCCGCGCGCCCGAGGCCGACCGGCTCGCCGAACTCGGCCTGGAACACAGGGCGTTGGCGGCCTCCATCACGGCCGGTGCCCTGCTGCGGATCGCCGACGGGATCGTCCTGCTGCCGGGCGCGGACGCCCGGGCCGCCGCCGAACTGCGGGCACTGCCACAGCCGTTCACGGTCAGCGAGGCCCGGCGCGCGCTCGACACCACCCGCCGGGTGGCCGTACCGCTGCTGGAGTTCCTGGACGCGCGGGGGTACACCCAGCGCGTCGACGACCAGCACCGCCGCTGCCGTACGGACGTGGCGAACGGAGACGGACGGAGACGGACGGGAATCGAACCCGTTCTCTGACCCTAGGGTGACCCGCGATGCGACCCGGGGGCCTGCGACCTGAGTGCCGCGCCTGGGCCGGGAACGACGAGCGCCGTCACGTTACCCCTTCGTCGAGTCTCCGCCGGTCACTGGCGGGGGCGTTGGGCCGGGGTGCCCCG contains:
- a CDS encoding glyceraldehyde-3-phosphate dehydrogenase, with the translated sequence MTVNDDSFTNWKIREEIAESMIPLIGKLHRERDVTVLLHSRSLVNKSVVSILKTHRFARQIAGAELSVTETMPFLQALTALDLGPSQIDLGMLATTYQADDRGLSVAEFTAEAVAGATGANKIERREPRDVVLYGFGRIGRLVARLLIEKAGSGNGLMLRAIVVRGGGGRAAEDLVKRASLLRRDSIHGQFQGTITVDEASSTIVANGNAIKVIYADDPSHVDYTEYGIRDAILIDNTGKWRDREGLSQHLRPGIEKVVLTAPGKGDVPNIVHGVNHDTVKPDEQILSCASCTTNAIVPPLKAMDDEYGVLRGHVETVHSFTNDQNLLDNYHKSERRGRSAPLNMVITETGAASAVAKALPDLKAKISGSSIRVPVPDVSIAILNLQLAREATREEVHDYLREVSLTSPLKRQIDFITAPDAVSSDFIGSRHASIVDAGALKVDGDNAILYLWYDNEFGYSCQVVRVVQHVSGVEYPTFPATAV
- a CDS encoding Cmx/CmrA family chloramphenicol efflux MFS transporter, which gives rise to MPFALYLLALAVFAQSTSEFMLSGLLPDIARDLGVSVPAAGTLTSAFALGMIAGAPLMALLGRRRPRRQALLVFLSVFLLVHVVGALTDDFGVLLATRVLAALAHAGFLAIGLTAATGMVAPDAKGRATSVLLGGTTLACVVGVPAGAGLGHLFGWRSAFWAVALLSAPALAAIARSVPGDRAEPAGAGPGVRAELRVLRRPRLLVTLALAALVNGATFCTFTYLAPLATEVTGLGAAWVPGVLALFGVGAFAGVTWAGRLADRRPLPVLAAGGAALLIGWLLLALGAGNAVATLLLVPVLGALAFGVGSTLITRVLYEAVDAPSLAGAFATSALNVGAALGPVLGGAALDGGLGYRAPVWVSALLVGAAPAALGFVRRGGRERQVG
- a CDS encoding PP2C family protein-serine/threonine phosphatase, which encodes MARKRSTDEGDELLARLGSLTAQARERAVLQRTQVELAIALQRGMLPRDLPTAPGLHLAVRYAPANLGLNVGGDWYDAFALPDGRIGLSIGDVQGHNIEAAAFMGQVRAGLRALASVTGEPGELLARTNDLLLSLGTELFATCTFMRLDPATGVLESARAGHIPFVWATAEGKSGVVDDEGGPPLGIDEGMGFPVSRHRLTTGGVFVLVTDGVVEGPSLNIEDGLDQVVRLAGIAAVAGLEAHALAAAVIKCAESVGHEDDAAVLVVGLDDPAGHP
- a CDS encoding MASE1 domain-containing protein, whose product is MAAVVGIEELRRPGGYAVQVLAVAACYYAVARLGLLRGLTVEGAVVSPIWPPTGVAVAALLILGLRCWPGITIGAFLTVMYLTAPRLDVLGTLAAQTGAPVAAVLLLRRARFHTDLSRLRDGVALVFLGALTAMLISSTAAVGLLVLTGKLGADSFYPVWLAWWVGDAMGVLLVTPLLLLLHGARWPPSLARWPEAVALTVVACCLVPVAVYSSISMLYLVYPLLIWAALRFQLEGSVLCALLTSVLATVAATDGVGAFAGLSRIEIMAKLQTFNGSMALTALLLSALITEQRNTRSSVEKACQELVEVLEHLTTGDSPPPRPLPDTGDTKTTKTIKTTKTTKDIDGTDGTDDDQIRPTGPR
- the selA gene encoding L-seryl-tRNA(Sec) selenium transferase, producing the protein MEQRTASTADRRTGADRTRSGRTGRPDGAVVPLPDAIDVRRRIPRTDHLLRDPRLAVAVDRLGAGAVKAAVRAAQERARAGTVSPEQVAETAFALLRDSASGLCPVINATGVLLHTNLGRAPLSAAARQAVQEAAGPTDVELDLATGARARRGRSALAALRARVPRADAVHVVNNGAAALLLAATALAAGKEIVVSRGELVEIGDGFRLPDLLVSTGARLREVGTTNRTTAADHAAVLGPDTAFVLKVHPSNFRVTGFTRSAGTAELAALGVPVVVDIGSGLLAPHPALPEEPDADTELRAGASLVTASGDKLLGGPQCGLLLGDRDLVHALARHPLARALRVDKLTLAALEATLTGPPTPTARALTADLAELCARADRIAASLVADGVDARAVACAATVGGGGAPGVTLPSAAVSLPEPYAVALRTGPVPVVGRLESGRCLLDLRAVPDQDDERLTGAVRAARPAVAGQPAVEGRA
- a CDS encoding SelB C-terminal domain-containing protein produces the protein MRVLATAGHVDHGKSALVRALTGMEPDRHPEERRRGLTLDLGFVWTRLGPDGDHVAFVDVPGHERFVPTMLAGVGPVPAMLFVVAADQGWQPQSQEHLAVLDALGVRHAVLAITRSDLADPGPVRADTVERLARTSLGKVPAVAVSAVTGAGLDALRAELQLLADELTDPDPDADVRLWLDRAFTVRGHGTVVTGTLGAGTLRAGDRLVTGDGSAVLRVRGLQTLHEERTAVSGVARVAVNLHGPGADGLRRGQVLLTPGRWTHSEVLDVRVVGEPVADLPRSLTLHLGTAAVPVTVRPLGDDTARLTLARGLPLRVGDRAVLREPGGSRMPCGVTVLDVRPPRLTRRGDGRARAAELAALTGRPDGAGELRRRKLIRRADLVAMGVSARVEPVAGDWLVDDAHWTALMDRLAAEVERHAREHPLEPGLPTEAARRLLGLPDRALVAALADAAPQLSSKQGRLYAADGPGPALPPAVRAAVDAVRRDLARTPFRAPEADRLAELGLEHRALAASITAGALLRIADGIVLLPGADARAAAELRALPQPFTVSEARRALDTTRRVAVPLLEFLDARGYTQRVDDQHRRCRTDVANGDGRRRTGIEPVL